One Mangrovimonas cancribranchiae DNA segment encodes these proteins:
- the alr gene encoding alanine racemase yields MPNSIIEISQEAINNNISYIKSLLNDKTTMSCVLKGNAYGHGISVMVPALQKVGIHHFSVFNSLEARQVFNKAKGEFTIMVMGDISDEDAHWMIENHIEFYTFNLQRIQNMLEIAKTKNTSINIHLEIETGMNRTGFSKSDWQELIHIIKNNHKFINVKGICTHYAGAESVSNYVRVKLQRNIFKKAIKYFKNEGIQPERIHSSCSAAILAFPQDNFDMVRIGILHYGLWPSRETFISHMTKHNLEHSPLKPILSWTSYIMDIKHVNKGEYIGYGNSYLAENNMTIASVPIGYGYGYSRSLSNQGRVIVNNNRFSVIGIVNMNMLLIDITADQNVAINDNVFLIGKQGDHEITVSSFGNMTDQLNYEVLSRIDKDIPRILK; encoded by the coding sequence ATGCCTAATTCAATTATAGAAATTAGCCAAGAGGCTATAAATAATAATATCTCGTACATTAAATCGCTGTTAAACGACAAAACAACCATGTCTTGTGTGTTAAAAGGAAATGCCTACGGACATGGCATATCGGTCATGGTTCCTGCATTACAAAAAGTTGGTATACATCATTTTTCGGTATTTAATTCGTTGGAAGCGCGTCAAGTTTTTAACAAAGCAAAAGGAGAATTCACCATTATGGTTATGGGCGATATTAGTGACGAAGATGCTCATTGGATGATTGAAAACCATATTGAGTTTTATACATTCAATTTACAGCGCATTCAAAATATGCTGGAGATTGCCAAAACAAAAAATACATCTATAAACATTCATTTAGAGATTGAAACTGGTATGAACAGAACGGGTTTTAGCAAAAGCGATTGGCAAGAGTTAATTCATATTATAAAAAACAACCATAAATTTATAAATGTAAAAGGTATTTGCACACATTATGCAGGAGCAGAAAGCGTAAGTAATTATGTGCGTGTAAAATTGCAACGCAATATTTTTAAAAAAGCTATTAAGTATTTTAAAAATGAAGGTATTCAACCAGAACGCATCCACAGTTCTTGCAGTGCAGCAATCTTGGCGTTCCCTCAAGATAATTTTGATATGGTTCGTATTGGTATTCTTCATTATGGATTATGGCCAAGCAGAGAGACGTTTATCTCTCATATGACAAAACACAATCTTGAACATTCGCCGCTTAAACCTATTTTATCGTGGACATCTTATATTATGGATATTAAACACGTGAACAAAGGCGAATACATTGGTTACGGAAATTCGTATCTTGCTGAAAACAACATGACTATTGCCTCTGTTCCTATTGGTTATGGTTATGGTTACAGTAGAAGTTTAAGTAATCAAGGGCGCGTTATTGTTAATAATAACCGTTTTAGTGTTATTGGTATTGTAAACATGAATATGCTTTTAATAGATATTACTGCAGACCAAAATGTAGCCATTAACGACAATGTATTTTTAATAGGCAAACAAGGCGATCATGAAATTACCGTATCGTCTTTTGGAAACATGACCGATCAATTAAATTATGAAGTACTATCCAGAATAGACAAAGACATTCCAAGGATTTTAAAATAA
- a CDS encoding sodium:solute symporter family protein, translating to MNLIDILVFIIYMIVVLAIGFYYYRKNKSASDYYVGGNNMSSWHVGLSVVATDVGGGFSIGLGGLGFVMGLSGSWMLFTGLVGAWLSAVFLIPKVIKDGHQFNLLTFPELLKRNYGKNVALVAGIISFIGYLGFTASQLLAGAKLAIGTFPELSLNHALIIMGGIALLYTVFGGIKAVIYTDTFQWIILMIGLIFIGIPIAYSTLGGFETISKALPKEFFSLTNLTWIDILNWSITIIPIWFVGMTLYQRIYACKNEKTAKKAWYIAGFFEYPIMAFMGVALGLLARVAAEQGVFAPEGFISAAGMDPEIGLPMLLKNVLPVGLMGLMLSAYFSAIMSTADSCLLAASGNFTTDILGMNDSNPKTIRISQIITFAIGFCAIVIATLMTSVLDLMLSSYAFMVSGLLVPVLGMLYSKEKKPLAALLAMLFGGFSTLIIMFIEADIPYGLDPILIGISISLLTYLLVKK from the coding sequence ATGAACCTTATAGATATTCTTGTTTTTATTATTTACATGATTGTCGTTCTGGCAATCGGATTTTATTACTACAGAAAGAACAAAAGTGCAAGCGACTACTACGTAGGCGGTAACAATATGAGTAGTTGGCACGTAGGCCTATCGGTTGTCGCTACCGATGTTGGTGGCGGTTTCTCCATTGGTCTTGGCGGCTTAGGGTTTGTTATGGGCCTATCTGGTTCTTGGATGTTATTTACAGGACTTGTAGGCGCCTGGCTAAGTGCCGTATTTTTAATACCAAAAGTGATTAAGGACGGGCATCAATTCAACCTCTTAACATTTCCCGAACTTTTAAAGCGCAATTATGGTAAAAACGTAGCGCTTGTTGCTGGTATTATTTCATTTATTGGGTATCTTGGCTTTACCGCTTCACAACTATTAGCTGGTGCAAAGTTAGCTATTGGCACGTTTCCCGAATTAAGCTTAAATCACGCCTTAATTATCATGGGGGGCATTGCTTTATTGTATACTGTATTTGGTGGCATAAAAGCCGTTATCTACACCGATACATTTCAATGGATTATTTTAATGATAGGCTTGATTTTTATTGGAATTCCCATAGCTTACTCAACGCTTGGTGGCTTTGAAACCATTTCAAAAGCATTACCTAAAGAGTTTTTCAGTCTAACCAACCTCACTTGGATTGACATATTAAATTGGAGTATTACCATTATCCCAATTTGGTTTGTTGGGATGACACTTTACCAACGAATTTATGCCTGTAAAAACGAAAAAACAGCTAAAAAAGCATGGTACATTGCTGGTTTTTTTGAATACCCCATTATGGCTTTTATGGGTGTTGCCCTTGGTTTACTAGCTCGTGTTGCTGCAGAACAAGGTGTTTTTGCTCCAGAAGGTTTTATATCTGCTGCTGGTATGGATCCTGAAATAGGCTTGCCTATGTTACTTAAAAACGTATTACCCGTAGGATTAATGGGCTTAATGCTATCGGCTTATTTTTCGGCAATTATGTCTACTGCAGATAGTTGTTTACTGGCTGCTTCGGGTAATTTTACTACAGATATTTTAGGAATGAATGACAGCAATCCTAAAACTATTCGCATATCACAAATTATAACTTTTGCTATTGGTTTTTGCGCCATCGTAATTGCCACGTTAATGACTAGTGTTTTAGATTTAATGCTTAGCTCCTATGCGTTTATGGTTTCTGGTTTATTAGTTCCTGTGTTAGGAATGCTTTATTCAAAAGAAAAGAAACCTTTAGCAGCACTTTTAGCTATGCTTTTTGGTGGGTTTTCAACGTTAATCATCATGTTTATAGAAGCTGATATTCCTTATGGTTTAGATCCTATTTTAATTGGAATCTCAATTTCTTTGCTCACTTATCTTTTAGTTAAAAAATAA
- a CDS encoding alanine/ornithine racemase family PLP-dependent enzyme, which yields MAYFTLNKASLTHNYRFLQQLFNKEGMTWAPVLKLLCGHEKYLEFVLLLGDEQVCDARLSNLKTIKKLKPSVETIYIKPPAKRSIKNIVKYADVSFNTEYTTIKWLSEEAGRQNKIHRVIIMIELGDLREGIMGDHLMDFYEKVFELPNIKVAGIGTNLNCLSGVMPSKDKLIQLCLYEQLIEAKFNRKIEGVTGGSSVMVPLLIKGIVPEGINHFRVGETLFFGTDLFENNTIEGMKDDVFTLHSEIIEITEKPSVPYGKLDKNPSGELFEIDETKFTEIQKRAILDIGLLDISKVDFLKPINTSLNFVGASSDMLIIDITNANRAYKVGDIISFRTDYMGALRVMNSEYIGKRLI from the coding sequence ATGGCTTACTTTACATTAAATAAAGCATCATTAACACACAATTACAGGTTTCTTCAGCAACTGTTCAATAAAGAAGGAATGACTTGGGCGCCTGTTTTAAAACTACTTTGCGGTCATGAAAAATATTTAGAATTTGTGCTTTTGTTAGGAGACGAACAAGTTTGCGATGCTAGATTATCTAACCTTAAAACCATAAAAAAATTAAAGCCTAGCGTTGAAACTATTTACATTAAACCACCAGCAAAACGCAGTATTAAAAACATTGTTAAATATGCCGATGTAAGCTTTAACACCGAATACACAACCATTAAATGGCTATCTGAAGAAGCTGGAAGACAAAACAAAATCCACCGGGTTATTATTATGATAGAATTAGGTGATTTACGCGAAGGCATCATGGGTGACCATTTAATGGATTTTTACGAAAAAGTTTTTGAACTCCCCAACATAAAGGTTGCTGGCATTGGTACAAACCTTAATTGTTTAAGTGGTGTTATGCCAAGTAAAGACAAACTCATACAATTATGTTTATACGAACAGTTAATTGAAGCAAAATTTAATCGTAAAATTGAAGGTGTTACAGGTGGTTCGTCTGTCATGGTACCGCTTTTAATAAAAGGCATTGTACCCGAAGGCATTAACCATTTTAGAGTTGGTGAAACCCTATTTTTTGGCACCGACTTGTTTGAAAACAATACCATAGAAGGCATGAAAGACGATGTATTTACCCTACACTCTGAAATCATTGAAATAACAGAAAAACCTAGTGTTCCATATGGAAAACTAGACAAAAACCCTTCTGGAGAACTATTTGAAATTGATGAAACTAAATTCACCGAAATTCAAAAACGTGCCATTTTAGACATTGGATTATTAGATATTTCAAAAGTCGATTTTTTAAAACCTATAAATACTTCATTAAATTTTGTTGGTGCTAGTTCTGATATGTTAATAATAGACATTACCAATGCTAATCGCGCATACAAAGTAGGCGATATTATTAGCTTTAGAACAGATTACATGGGAGCCCTT
- a CDS encoding amidohydrolase yields MNLNNLTTYRKHLHQYPELSGQEKQTSRHLIEDLKKLNPTQIITNIGGYGFAVIFDSGNTGETVMFRAELDALPIQEVNTFSHHSKIEGISHKCGHDGHMTILYGLAQKLQKTPISKGSVILLFQSAEETGEGAKAILSDEKFKSITPDFIFSLHNVPGYPFGNIICKTGTFTASVVSLAIVLKGKTAHAAEPENGINPDIALQELIFKIKQLENPNQNAKYFSTIATVYAALGSKDYGISAGNAELHFTIRCWALEQLNTLKQSISKIVETTCNKHQLKYHIEWFEEFASNHNNKTATKHIEQAAKQLNYNYIEKTHPFKWGEDFGLFTQHYKGAMFGLSAGEHTSALHNPDYDFPDSIIVNGVSMFYQILKQINA; encoded by the coding sequence GTGAACTTAAATAACCTAACGACATACCGAAAACACCTTCACCAATACCCAGAACTTTCTGGGCAAGAGAAACAGACTTCCAGACACCTTATTGAGGATTTAAAAAAGCTAAATCCAACACAAATTATCACCAATATTGGCGGGTATGGTTTTGCTGTTATTTTTGATAGTGGTAATACTGGTGAAACGGTTATGTTTCGCGCCGAATTAGATGCACTACCCATACAAGAAGTTAATACATTTTCGCATCACTCAAAAATTGAAGGCATTTCTCATAAATGTGGTCACGATGGCCATATGACAATTCTTTATGGTCTAGCGCAAAAACTACAAAAAACACCTATTTCAAAAGGAAGCGTCATCTTACTTTTTCAATCGGCTGAAGAAACCGGAGAAGGTGCTAAAGCTATTTTGAGCGATGAAAAATTCAAATCCATAACACCTGATTTTATTTTTTCACTTCACAATGTCCCAGGTTACCCTTTTGGTAATATTATCTGTAAAACGGGAACATTCACAGCATCGGTTGTTAGTCTAGCTATTGTTTTAAAAGGTAAAACAGCACATGCCGCAGAACCTGAAAATGGCATTAACCCAGATATTGCATTACAGGAGCTCATCTTCAAGATTAAACAACTGGAAAACCCTAACCAAAACGCTAAATATTTTTCAACTATTGCTACGGTTTATGCTGCTTTAGGCTCAAAAGACTATGGCATTTCTGCTGGTAATGCGGAGCTTCATTTTACTATTCGCTGCTGGGCTTTGGAGCAACTTAACACTCTAAAACAGAGCATCTCAAAAATAGTCGAGACAACTTGCAACAAACATCAACTAAAGTATCACATAGAATGGTTTGAAGAGTTTGCTTCTAATCATAATAACAAAACCGCCACAAAACACATAGAACAAGCGGCAAAACAACTAAACTATAACTACATTGAAAAAACGCATCCGTTTAAATGGGGAGAAGACTTTGGATTGTTTACACAGCATTACAAAGGCGCCATGTTTGGCTTAAGCGCAGGAGAACACACATCTGCTTTACACAATCCTGATTACGATTTTCCCGACAGTATAATAGTAAACGGAGTTTCAATGTTTTATCAAATTTTAAAACAAATCAATGCCTAA